Proteins encoded together in one Cataglyphis hispanica isolate Lineage 1 chromosome 17, ULB_Chis1_1.0, whole genome shotgun sequence window:
- the LOC126856130 gene encoding axin isoform X1, which yields MRAIIDRMSASRHNEARCFNENSPRPPVPGEETGNYVSRIRPQSPALTPRRSSFATPHASSGDCDASAPLGFEPEGCCGTTTMESNLRPAHERWADNLHSLLEDSVGLELFKKYLNEEGHLDPLIFWFACEGLKQQVDVGKISQLVKLIHQRFFRKSRLTIPENMMKEADRRVKEGRADQKVFDIVQLEVERIINETTYPNFFKSDVYLHYVQSCQNTNSGGCPSSSSGSREMSISCGPSFLPTVHEDSEYVDIIHNSHSIGGTSGELRLTKDVLMATQQSRALDLRPRPEAYAGIYLQHGTSPYHMHVSRLHAQYSSYNPVSRQDSELQSLSSDARTEVDNMSLNDGSIDGTSGQRSKKQYVKQSSRAIKEAANINRESMVHHVVPRTQRMASPKQMPAEQFAEMLTQKLEILAREQKNQEKLDKCLQQGNDLSIGSDMSLEWMNGATCKTLGDAPKEKLSLEEDSDQAILDEHVSRVWSDQTPSRTPRLSPERRRPTHNYPRSYKQRKEKDVDSTFSVDSGNIHDFQDGSELVGASSMSSLGSHLPKSKSVPSDYVDSLYLQGHEQRFRRSDMTRRSATKKSMAELTDSGVSVVSDVPPSINKDIRLIPRFKEADKKADLKHSCRHGKRYGSRSGSLERPNRETWSMGVPAQPFVADPGMPPLTPPHTDIQLEETCRRLKEENRVRASCKQRPTNVSKQMYESASQSQPYVQSNQSTLRKPKQDTGDFTIVVFSFCDEQFPYRTKIPGHNVTLKQFKEYLPKKGSYRYFFKTECEDLDMKVIQEEITDDTEILPLWEGKVMAQVKALE from the exons ATGAGGGCCATAATAGATAGGATGAGCGCATCTCGACACAACGAAGCGCGTTGCTTCAATGAGAACTCTCCCCGGCCACCAGTGCCAG gaGAGGAAACGGGAAACTATGTCAGCCGGATCCGTCCACAGAGTCCCGCTTTGACACCTAGACGTTCTTCTTTCGCGACACCGCACGCCTCCAGCGGTGATTGCGATGCTTCCGCGCCGTTGGGATTCGAGCCGGAGGGTTGTTGCGGAACCACTACCATGGAGAGCAATTTGCGTCCAGCTCACGAAAGATGGGCGGACAATCTGCACTCCCTGTTAGAGGATTCGGTGGGTTTGGAGTTATTCAAGAAATACCTGAATGAAGAGGGGCACTTGGATCCGCTCATATTTTGGTTTGCCTGTGAGGGTCTCAAACAACAGGTGGATGTTGGAAAGATCTCGCAGCTAGTGAAGCTCATTcatcaaagattttttcgCAAATCTCGGCTAACCATACCAGAGAATATGATGAAGGAAGCGGATCGACGAGTTAAGGAAGGTCGTGCCGATCAAAAAGTGTTCGATATCGTGCAACTTGAAGTCGAGCGGATAATCAACGAGACGACATATCCCAACTTTTTCAAATCCGACGTGTATCTCCACTACGTTCAATCCTGCCAGAATACTAATTCGGGCGGTTGCCCGAGCTCGAGTTCGGGTAGTCGTGAGATGTCCATTTCTTGCGGACCGAGTTTTCTACCTACCGTGCATGAAGACAGCGAATATGTCGACATCATACACAATTCACACTCGATCGGTGGGACGTCCGGAGAATTAAGATTGACCAAAGATGTTCTGATGGCTACCCAACAAAGTAGAGCACTGGATCTACGACCGAGGCCAGAAGCGTACGCCGG CATTTACTTGCAACATGGGACTAGTCCATATCACATGCACGTATCCAGATTGCACGCACAATATTCCTCCTACAATCCAGTATCCAGACAGGATTCTGAGCTTCAGAGTTTAAGCAGTGATGCACGTACTGAAGTGGACAATATGTCCCTCAACGATGGATCCAT TGACGGAACGAGCGGTCAGAGGAGTAAAAAGCAATACGTGAAGCAATCTAGTAGGGCAATCAAAGAAGCTGCGAATATAAATCGCGAATCTATGGTGCATCATGTCGTCCCGCGAACTCAGCGTATGGCGTCCCCGAAACAGATGCCGGCGGAGCAGTTTGCGGAGATGCTTACACAGAAACTAGAGATTCTGGCGCGAGAGCAAAAAAACCAAGAGAAACTGGACAAATGCTTGCAGCAAGGAAACGATCTGTCCATCGGTAGCGACATGTCGTTGGAATGGATGAACGGGGCAACCTGCAAGACTCTAGGTGATGCGCCGAAGGAGAAATTGTCCTTGGAGGAAGATAGCGATCAAGCGATCCTCGACGAACATGTGTCTCGCGTCTGGTCGGACCAGACACCGTCGAGAACCCCCAGACTCTCACCTGAGAGGAGGCGTCCTACGCACAATTATCCACGATCTTACAAacagaggaaagaaaaagatgtggACTCTACATTCTCAGTGGATAGCGGTAATATCCACGATTTCCAGGATGGCAGCGAGCTTGTCGGGGCTAGTTCCATGAGTTCGCTAGGCTCGCATCTGCCCAAATCTAAATCTGTGCCGTCCGATTACGTCGATTCCCTCTACCTCCAAG GTCATGAACAAAGATTCCGAAGGTCGGACATGACAAGACGATCAGCCACAAAGAAATCGATGGCAGAATTAACGGATAGCGGGGTGAGCGTTGTTAGTGACGTGCCACCTTCCATAAATAAGGATATTCGTTTGATACCCCGGTTTAAGGAAGCAGACAAAAAGGCTGATCTGAAACATAGTTGTCGTCACGGTAAAAGATATGGCTCGCGTAGCGGATCTTTGGAAAGACCAAACAGAGAAACATGGAGCATGGGTGTACCTGCTCAACCGTTTGTTGCTGACCCGGGAATGCCACCTTTAACACCACCTCACACG GATATTCAATTAGAGGAGACATGTAGGAGattaaaagaggaaaataGAGTGCGCGCCAGTTGCAAGCAACGACCTACGAACGTTTCGAAACAGATGTACGAGTCTGCGTCGCAGAGTCAACCGTACGTTCAGTCCAATCAGTCCACGTTGAGGAAACCGAAGCAGGATACGGGCGATTTTACCATTGTTGTGTTCAGTTTCTGTGACGAACAGTTTCCATACAGGACAAAGATCCCCGGTCACAACGTcactttaaaacaatttaaggAGTACCTTCCGAAGAAAGGGAGCTACCG ATACTTCTTTAAAACGGAGTGCGAGGACTTGGATATGAAAGTTATACAGGAAGAGATAACGGACGATACCGAGATTTTGCCATTGTGGGAGGGCAAAGTGATGGCGCAAGTTAAAGCGCTCGAGTAA
- the LOC126856130 gene encoding axin isoform X2: MRAIIDRMSASRHNEARCFNENSPRPPVPGEETGNYVSRIRPQSPALTPRRSSFATPHASSGDCDASAPLGFEPEGCCGTTTMESNLRPAHERWADNLHSLLEDSVGLELFKKYLNEEGHLDPLIFWFACEGLKQQVDVGKISQLVKLIHQRFFRKSRLTIPENMMKEADRRVKEGRADQKVFDIVQLEVERIINETTYPNFFKSDVYLHYVQSCQNTNSGGCPSSSSGSREMSISCGPSFLPTVHEDSEYVDIIHNSHSIGGTSGELRLTKDVLMATQQSRALDLRPRPEAYAGDGTSGQRSKKQYVKQSSRAIKEAANINRESMVHHVVPRTQRMASPKQMPAEQFAEMLTQKLEILAREQKNQEKLDKCLQQGNDLSIGSDMSLEWMNGATCKTLGDAPKEKLSLEEDSDQAILDEHVSRVWSDQTPSRTPRLSPERRRPTHNYPRSYKQRKEKDVDSTFSVDSGNIHDFQDGSELVGASSMSSLGSHLPKSKSVPSDYVDSLYLQGHEQRFRRSDMTRRSATKKSMAELTDSGVSVVSDVPPSINKDIRLIPRFKEADKKADLKHSCRHGKRYGSRSGSLERPNRETWSMGVPAQPFVADPGMPPLTPPHTDIQLEETCRRLKEENRVRASCKQRPTNVSKQMYESASQSQPYVQSNQSTLRKPKQDTGDFTIVVFSFCDEQFPYRTKIPGHNVTLKQFKEYLPKKGSYRYFFKTECEDLDMKVIQEEITDDTEILPLWEGKVMAQVKALE, translated from the exons ATGAGGGCCATAATAGATAGGATGAGCGCATCTCGACACAACGAAGCGCGTTGCTTCAATGAGAACTCTCCCCGGCCACCAGTGCCAG gaGAGGAAACGGGAAACTATGTCAGCCGGATCCGTCCACAGAGTCCCGCTTTGACACCTAGACGTTCTTCTTTCGCGACACCGCACGCCTCCAGCGGTGATTGCGATGCTTCCGCGCCGTTGGGATTCGAGCCGGAGGGTTGTTGCGGAACCACTACCATGGAGAGCAATTTGCGTCCAGCTCACGAAAGATGGGCGGACAATCTGCACTCCCTGTTAGAGGATTCGGTGGGTTTGGAGTTATTCAAGAAATACCTGAATGAAGAGGGGCACTTGGATCCGCTCATATTTTGGTTTGCCTGTGAGGGTCTCAAACAACAGGTGGATGTTGGAAAGATCTCGCAGCTAGTGAAGCTCATTcatcaaagattttttcgCAAATCTCGGCTAACCATACCAGAGAATATGATGAAGGAAGCGGATCGACGAGTTAAGGAAGGTCGTGCCGATCAAAAAGTGTTCGATATCGTGCAACTTGAAGTCGAGCGGATAATCAACGAGACGACATATCCCAACTTTTTCAAATCCGACGTGTATCTCCACTACGTTCAATCCTGCCAGAATACTAATTCGGGCGGTTGCCCGAGCTCGAGTTCGGGTAGTCGTGAGATGTCCATTTCTTGCGGACCGAGTTTTCTACCTACCGTGCATGAAGACAGCGAATATGTCGACATCATACACAATTCACACTCGATCGGTGGGACGTCCGGAGAATTAAGATTGACCAAAGATGTTCTGATGGCTACCCAACAAAGTAGAGCACTGGATCTACGACCGAGGCCAGAAGCGTACGCCGG TGACGGAACGAGCGGTCAGAGGAGTAAAAAGCAATACGTGAAGCAATCTAGTAGGGCAATCAAAGAAGCTGCGAATATAAATCGCGAATCTATGGTGCATCATGTCGTCCCGCGAACTCAGCGTATGGCGTCCCCGAAACAGATGCCGGCGGAGCAGTTTGCGGAGATGCTTACACAGAAACTAGAGATTCTGGCGCGAGAGCAAAAAAACCAAGAGAAACTGGACAAATGCTTGCAGCAAGGAAACGATCTGTCCATCGGTAGCGACATGTCGTTGGAATGGATGAACGGGGCAACCTGCAAGACTCTAGGTGATGCGCCGAAGGAGAAATTGTCCTTGGAGGAAGATAGCGATCAAGCGATCCTCGACGAACATGTGTCTCGCGTCTGGTCGGACCAGACACCGTCGAGAACCCCCAGACTCTCACCTGAGAGGAGGCGTCCTACGCACAATTATCCACGATCTTACAAacagaggaaagaaaaagatgtggACTCTACATTCTCAGTGGATAGCGGTAATATCCACGATTTCCAGGATGGCAGCGAGCTTGTCGGGGCTAGTTCCATGAGTTCGCTAGGCTCGCATCTGCCCAAATCTAAATCTGTGCCGTCCGATTACGTCGATTCCCTCTACCTCCAAG GTCATGAACAAAGATTCCGAAGGTCGGACATGACAAGACGATCAGCCACAAAGAAATCGATGGCAGAATTAACGGATAGCGGGGTGAGCGTTGTTAGTGACGTGCCACCTTCCATAAATAAGGATATTCGTTTGATACCCCGGTTTAAGGAAGCAGACAAAAAGGCTGATCTGAAACATAGTTGTCGTCACGGTAAAAGATATGGCTCGCGTAGCGGATCTTTGGAAAGACCAAACAGAGAAACATGGAGCATGGGTGTACCTGCTCAACCGTTTGTTGCTGACCCGGGAATGCCACCTTTAACACCACCTCACACG GATATTCAATTAGAGGAGACATGTAGGAGattaaaagaggaaaataGAGTGCGCGCCAGTTGCAAGCAACGACCTACGAACGTTTCGAAACAGATGTACGAGTCTGCGTCGCAGAGTCAACCGTACGTTCAGTCCAATCAGTCCACGTTGAGGAAACCGAAGCAGGATACGGGCGATTTTACCATTGTTGTGTTCAGTTTCTGTGACGAACAGTTTCCATACAGGACAAAGATCCCCGGTCACAACGTcactttaaaacaatttaaggAGTACCTTCCGAAGAAAGGGAGCTACCG ATACTTCTTTAAAACGGAGTGCGAGGACTTGGATATGAAAGTTATACAGGAAGAGATAACGGACGATACCGAGATTTTGCCATTGTGGGAGGGCAAAGTGATGGCGCAAGTTAAAGCGCTCGAGTAA
- the LOC126856154 gene encoding protein shisa-5-like isoform X1: MLRLAGAFLLICLHAGYVYGMDCSFGTTKNVWEKPFTTCPGFLDSSDKSYCCFNTAAETYCCDWEEFALKNGLGIIIPLIIVAAIVVGLIVCCISCLCCSCCPWYRRRHQGTVYGILVAEVQTPVVQVIQPQANLPTSYTNQAIPNVPNPTSSIGMPQPPPPYNEVYAKQAPYNPAYPPSSQ; this comes from the exons ATGTTGCGCCTTGCAGGAGCATTCTTGCTGATTTGCTTGCACGCGGGCTACGTTTACG GAATGGATTGTTCTTTTGGTACCACCAAGAATGTATGGGAGAAGCCGTTTACCACATGCCCTGGTTTTTTGGATTCGTCCGACAAATCTTATTGCTGCTTCAATACAGCTGCTGAAACCTATTGTTGCGACTGGGAGGAGTTTGCGTTGAAAAATGG ACTCGGTATCATCATTCCCTTGATAATTGTCGCGGCTATAGTAGTTGGATTGATAGTGTGTTGTATATCTTGTCTCTGCTGCAGCTGTTGCCCATGGTATCGCCGTCGTCACCAAGGCACCGTCTACGGaa TACTTGTTGCAGAAGTTCAGACACCTGTTGTGCAAGTAATTCAGCCCCAAGCAAATCTTCCAACAAGCTACACTAATCAAGCAATTCCAAATGTCCCAAATCCAACGAGTTCAATAG GAATGCCACAACCCCCGCCACCGTACAACGAGGTGTATGCTAAACAAGCTCCGTACAACCCCGCGTATCCACCATCATCACAGTAA
- the LOC126856154 gene encoding protein shisa-5-like isoform X3, whose product MLRLAGAFLLICLHAGYVYGMDCSFGTTKNVWEKPFTTCPGFLDSSDKSYCCFNTAAETYCCDWEEFALKNGLGIIIPLIIVAAIVVGLIVCCISCLCCSCCPWYRRRHQGTVYGIQTPVVQVIQPQANLPTSYTNQAIPNVPNPTSSIGMPQPPPPYNEVYAKQAPYNPAYPPSSQ is encoded by the exons ATGTTGCGCCTTGCAGGAGCATTCTTGCTGATTTGCTTGCACGCGGGCTACGTTTACG GAATGGATTGTTCTTTTGGTACCACCAAGAATGTATGGGAGAAGCCGTTTACCACATGCCCTGGTTTTTTGGATTCGTCCGACAAATCTTATTGCTGCTTCAATACAGCTGCTGAAACCTATTGTTGCGACTGGGAGGAGTTTGCGTTGAAAAATGG ACTCGGTATCATCATTCCCTTGATAATTGTCGCGGCTATAGTAGTTGGATTGATAGTGTGTTGTATATCTTGTCTCTGCTGCAGCTGTTGCCCATGGTATCGCCGTCGTCACCAAGGCACCGTCTACGGaa TTCAGACACCTGTTGTGCAAGTAATTCAGCCCCAAGCAAATCTTCCAACAAGCTACACTAATCAAGCAATTCCAAATGTCCCAAATCCAACGAGTTCAATAG GAATGCCACAACCCCCGCCACCGTACAACGAGGTGTATGCTAAACAAGCTCCGTACAACCCCGCGTATCCACCATCATCACAGTAA
- the LOC126856154 gene encoding protein shisa-5-like isoform X2, which yields MLRLAGAFLLICLHAGYVYGMDCSFGTTKNVWEKPFTTCPGFLDSSDKSYCCFNTAAETYCCDWEEFALKNGLGIIIPLIIVAAIVVGLIVCCISCLCCSCCPWYRRRHQGTVYGKVQTPVVQVIQPQANLPTSYTNQAIPNVPNPTSSIGMPQPPPPYNEVYAKQAPYNPAYPPSSQ from the exons ATGTTGCGCCTTGCAGGAGCATTCTTGCTGATTTGCTTGCACGCGGGCTACGTTTACG GAATGGATTGTTCTTTTGGTACCACCAAGAATGTATGGGAGAAGCCGTTTACCACATGCCCTGGTTTTTTGGATTCGTCCGACAAATCTTATTGCTGCTTCAATACAGCTGCTGAAACCTATTGTTGCGACTGGGAGGAGTTTGCGTTGAAAAATGG ACTCGGTATCATCATTCCCTTGATAATTGTCGCGGCTATAGTAGTTGGATTGATAGTGTGTTGTATATCTTGTCTCTGCTGCAGCTGTTGCCCATGGTATCGCCGTCGTCACCAAGGCACCGTCTACGGaa AAGTTCAGACACCTGTTGTGCAAGTAATTCAGCCCCAAGCAAATCTTCCAACAAGCTACACTAATCAAGCAATTCCAAATGTCCCAAATCCAACGAGTTCAATAG GAATGCCACAACCCCCGCCACCGTACAACGAGGTGTATGCTAAACAAGCTCCGTACAACCCCGCGTATCCACCATCATCACAGTAA